One segment of Pasteurella skyensis DNA contains the following:
- a CDS encoding YicC/YloC family endoribonuclease has protein sequence MIYSMTAFAHLEIKKEWGSAVWELRSVNQRFLDTYFRLPDAFRHLEMTLRERLKASLTRGKVECSLKIELNNSQNNELALNQDYAIQVINSLKWLKETVNEGDINLVDILRYPGVVDNTNQDFDQIADDLLVGFEQILVEFIAMRGREGENLHQLIQQRLEAISVEAEKVQQQMPTVLQWQKDRLQQKFDELNLQLDPQRLEQEMVLMAQKSDVAEELDRLQLHVKETTAVLNKGGAVGRKLDFMMQELNREANTLASKSINADITNSAVELKVLIEQMREQIQNLE, from the coding sequence ATGATTTATAGTATGACAGCATTCGCACACCTTGAAATTAAAAAAGAATGGGGCAGTGCAGTATGGGAACTTCGTTCCGTCAATCAGCGTTTTTTAGATACTTATTTCCGTTTACCTGATGCATTTCGCCATTTAGAAATGACGTTGCGTGAGCGTTTAAAAGCCAGTTTAACACGTGGTAAAGTGGAATGTAGTTTAAAAATTGAATTAAATAATAGTCAGAATAATGAACTGGCACTGAATCAAGACTATGCGATCCAAGTGATCAATTCATTAAAATGGCTTAAAGAAACGGTTAATGAAGGTGATATTAATCTTGTTGATATACTACGCTATCCTGGTGTTGTAGATAATACGAATCAAGATTTTGATCAAATTGCTGATGATTTATTAGTTGGATTTGAACAAATTTTAGTTGAGTTTATTGCAATGCGAGGACGTGAGGGTGAGAATTTACATCAGTTGATTCAACAGCGTTTAGAAGCGATTTCAGTTGAAGCTGAAAAAGTACAACAGCAAATGCCAACGGTATTACAGTGGCAAAAAGATCGTTTACAGCAGAAATTTGATGAGTTAAATTTGCAACTCGATCCACAACGTTTAGAACAAGAAATGGTATTAATGGCACAAAAATCTGATGTGGCTGAGGAGTTGGATCGTTTACAACTTCACGTAAAAGAAACAACAGCAGTGTTAAATAAAGGTGGCGCAGTAGGGCGTAAGCTTGATTTTATGATGCAAGAATTAAACCGAGAAGCGAATACGTTAGCCTCTAAATCTATTAATGCAGACATTACCAATTCAGCAGTTGAATTAAAAGTATTGATTGAGCAAATGCGTGAGCAAATCCAAAATTTAGAATAG
- the hldE gene encoding bifunctional D-glycero-beta-D-manno-heptose-7-phosphate kinase/D-glycero-beta-D-manno-heptose 1-phosphate adenylyltransferase HldE, protein MMMQCSSQFKNAKVLVLGDVMLDRYWFGATNRISPEAPVPVVKVQNLEERAGGAANVAMNIAALNVPVTLHGLVGDDEAGSILDKLLNKHHIQNHCVTLDTHPTITKLRVLSRHQQLLRLDFEENFHNLSSQHLLEKLTNEVAEYGALILSDYGKGTLDDVQNMIQIARKVNIPILVDPKGTNFERYRGATLLTPNMTEFEAVMGQCKTDEELVEKGLQLIANYDLAALLVTRSEKGMTLLRPNQEAYHLPTLAKEVFDVTGAGDTVISVLATALADGRSYEEACYLANAAAGVVVGKLGTSTLTPTELEHAIHHRSETGFGIMTEQELKSTISQIKRRGEVIIMTNGCFDILHPGHVSYLENARKLGDRLIVAVNSDESVKRLKGEDRPINDLNARMAVLAGLSSVDWVVPFEEDTPQRLISEILPDLLVKGGDYRPEDIAGSKEVWANGGDVKVLNFEDGCSTSNIIKKIQAS, encoded by the coding sequence ATGATGATGCAATGCTCTTCTCAGTTTAAAAATGCTAAGGTTTTAGTCCTTGGTGATGTTATGTTAGATCGTTATTGGTTTGGTGCAACCAACCGAATTTCTCCTGAAGCCCCTGTTCCCGTTGTCAAAGTTCAAAACCTTGAAGAACGCGCGGGAGGGGCAGCTAACGTCGCAATGAATATTGCTGCGTTAAATGTTCCCGTTACTCTGCACGGTTTAGTAGGTGATGATGAGGCAGGTAGTATCTTAGATAAACTACTCAATAAACATCATATTCAAAATCACTGTGTTACATTAGATACTCACCCAACCATTACTAAATTACGTGTGCTTTCTCGTCATCAACAACTGTTACGTTTAGATTTTGAAGAAAATTTTCACAATCTATCCAGTCAACACCTATTAGAAAAACTGACTAATGAGGTTGCTGAATATGGTGCATTAATTTTATCGGATTATGGTAAAGGTACCTTAGATGATGTTCAAAATATGATTCAAATTGCTCGTAAAGTTAATATTCCAATATTGGTTGATCCTAAAGGTACAAACTTTGAACGCTATCGAGGCGCTACTCTGTTAACTCCAAATATGACGGAATTTGAAGCTGTTATGGGGCAATGTAAAACTGATGAAGAGCTCGTTGAAAAAGGGTTACAATTAATTGCCAATTACGATCTTGCTGCTCTGCTTGTTACTCGCTCCGAAAAAGGAATGACACTACTTCGTCCAAATCAAGAGGCCTATCATTTACCAACCCTTGCTAAAGAAGTTTTTGATGTAACAGGTGCGGGAGATACGGTGATTAGTGTCCTCGCCACCGCCCTTGCTGACGGACGCTCTTATGAAGAAGCCTGTTATCTGGCTAATGCCGCTGCGGGTGTAGTAGTCGGTAAATTAGGAACATCAACTCTCACACCAACGGAATTGGAACACGCTATTCATCATCGCAGTGAAACAGGTTTCGGAATAATGACAGAACAAGAGTTGAAATCCACTATTTCTCAAATCAAACGACGTGGTGAAGTAATTATAATGACCAATGGCTGTTTTGATATTCTTCACCCAGGTCACGTCTCTTATTTAGAAAATGCACGTAAGCTAGGCGATCGTTTAATTGTAGCTGTAAATAGCGATGAATCCGTTAAACGTTTGAAAGGCGAAGATCGTCCTATCAACGATTTGAATGCTCGAATGGCAGTACTTGCAGGACTTTCCTCTGTAGACTGGGTCGTTCCCTTTGAGGAAGATACCCCTCAACGCTTAATTAGTGAAATTTTACCTGATTTATTAGTAAAAGGGGGAGATTATCGCCCAGAAGATATTGCGGGTAGTAAAGAAGTATGGGCAAATGGAGGCGACGTTAAAGTGCTTAATTTTGAAGATGGTTGCTCTACCTCAAATATTATTAAAAAGATCCAAGCGTCTTAA
- the queF gene encoding NADPH-dependent 7-cyano-7-deazaguanine reductase QueF (Catalyzes the NADPH-dependent reduction of 7-cyano-7-deazaguanine (preQ0) to 7-aminomethyl-7-deazaguanine (preQ1) in queuosine biosynthesis): MNYNDKSLSALTLGQDTDYKSCYDPNLLHAVPRQLNRDQLGITEKQPFTEGSDIWTLYELSWLNSNGIPQVAIADVWLDFKSENLIESKSFKLYLNSFNQTKFDSIEQVEQRLQTDLSQCASGKILVKIRKLSDYNQQQIAQFEGENIDEQSIEVSDYQFSNLYLKDIAEGEVCEETLVSHLLKSNCLITNQPDWGSLQIRYVGKKLNREKLLRYIISFREHNEFHEQCVERIFCDLMQFAQPEKLTVYARYTRRGGLDINPFRSNFEAVPENYRLARQ; encoded by the coding sequence ATGAACTATAATGATAAATCACTTTCTGCTTTAACTCTTGGTCAAGACACTGACTATAAAAGTTGTTACGATCCTAACTTACTTCACGCTGTACCTCGACAGCTAAATCGTGATCAGCTTGGGATCACTGAAAAACAACCTTTCACTGAAGGATCTGATATCTGGACGCTTTATGAACTTTCTTGGTTAAATAGCAATGGCATTCCACAGGTTGCAATTGCCGATGTTTGGCTTGATTTTAAGAGTGAAAATTTAATTGAATCAAAAAGTTTTAAACTCTATCTAAATAGTTTTAATCAAACTAAATTTGATTCTATTGAACAGGTTGAACAAAGGTTGCAAACAGATCTTAGTCAATGTGCAAGCGGTAAGATCTTAGTTAAAATTCGCAAATTATCCGATTATAATCAACAACAAATCGCTCAATTTGAAGGCGAGAATATTGATGAACAATCCATTGAAGTCAGTGACTATCAATTCTCTAATCTTTATTTAAAAGATATTGCTGAAGGTGAGGTTTGTGAAGAAACTTTAGTGAGCCATTTATTAAAATCAAACTGCCTGATTACCAACCAACCTGATTGGGGTAGCTTACAAATTCGTTATGTAGGTAAAAAATTAAATCGTGAAAAATTATTACGTTATATTATTTCATTTCGTGAACATAATGAGTTCCACGAACAGTGTGTAGAACGTATTTTTTGTGATTTAATGCAATTTGCGCAACCTGAAAAATTAACGGTGTACGCTCGCTATACACGACGAGGTGGTTTAGACATTAATCCATTCCGTTCTAATTTTGAAGCTGTTCCTGAAAATTACAGGTTAGCTAGACAATAG
- the rplM gene encoding 50S ribosomal protein L13, translated as MKTFVAKPETVQRDWYVVDAEGKTLGRLATEIASRLRGKHKPEYTPHVDTGDYIVVINAEKVAVTGKKASDKIYYWHTGYIGGIKQATFKEMIQRRPEAVIEIAVKGMLPKGPLGRAMYRKLKVYAGSEHNHAAQQPQVLDI; from the coding sequence ATGAAAACTTTTGTAGCAAAACCAGAAACAGTACAACGTGACTGGTATGTAGTAGATGCGGAAGGTAAAACTTTAGGTCGCTTAGCGACTGAAATAGCTAGCCGTCTTCGTGGTAAACACAAACCTGAATATACTCCACACGTGGATACAGGCGATTACATTGTAGTAATCAATGCAGAAAAAGTGGCTGTAACAGGTAAGAAAGCAAGCGACAAAATCTATTACTGGCACACTGGCTATATTGGTGGCATCAAACAAGCTACCTTTAAAGAGATGATTCAACGTCGTCCAGAAGCTGTGATTGAAATTGCGGTTAAGGGTATGTTGCCAAAAGGACCTTTAGGTCGTGCAATGTATCGTAAATTAAAAGTGTATGCAGGGTCAGAACATAACCACGCAGCACAACAACCTCAAGTTTTAGACATTTAA
- a CDS encoding peptidylprolyl isomerase: protein MKFSFVKSSLVTLVTLLATNQFAMAQERVVALVDDHMIMESQVKRHMNRHSNHQKALEATIDDYLIQKAVKDSGVHIEYQQVNQVIENIIAQNGITYGQLLDALDYQGISFTDYAQKISDQMLMDQVRQVTIGKSVKVDPKDVQALAKQMLEKAKTKGSLKNATAKQYRISHILIKANPILNDAQAKQKLMDLKAQINAGSITFEKAAEENSLDYISAADGGDLGWNFPDVYDPRFAKRIKSSKLGVISAPFQSKFGWHILKVTDTRQKDTTKEVYLQKAYRQLFEKQAREYSKDWVKALRKNARIEYISDK from the coding sequence ATGAAATTTAGTTTTGTAAAATCGTCTCTTGTAACACTTGTAACGCTACTTGCCACTAATCAGTTTGCAATGGCGCAAGAACGTGTTGTTGCATTAGTAGATGATCATATGATTATGGAGAGTCAAGTCAAGCGTCATATGAATAGACACTCAAATCACCAAAAAGCACTTGAAGCGACTATCGATGATTATCTCATCCAAAAAGCAGTAAAAGACTCTGGTGTGCATATTGAGTATCAACAAGTAAATCAAGTCATTGAAAATATTATTGCGCAGAATGGTATTACTTATGGTCAATTACTCGATGCATTAGACTATCAAGGAATTTCTTTCACTGACTATGCGCAAAAAATTTCGGATCAAATGTTGATGGATCAAGTACGTCAAGTCACCATTGGTAAATCTGTCAAAGTCGATCCTAAAGATGTTCAAGCACTAGCCAAACAAATGCTAGAAAAAGCGAAAACAAAGGGATCATTAAAAAATGCGACTGCGAAACAGTATCGCATCAGCCATATATTGATCAAAGCAAATCCTATTTTAAACGATGCTCAAGCTAAGCAAAAACTGATGGATCTCAAAGCACAAATCAATGCTGGAAGTATCACTTTTGAAAAAGCGGCGGAAGAAAACTCGCTAGATTATATTTCTGCTGCCGATGGTGGTGACTTAGGTTGGAATTTCCCTGATGTTTACGATCCTCGTTTTGCTAAGCGTATCAAATCAAGTAAATTAGGCGTGATTTCGGCACCTTTTCAATCTAAATTTGGTTGGCATATCTTAAAAGTAACGGATACTCGTCAAAAAGATACGACTAAAGAAGTCTATTTACAAAAAGCCTATAGACAACTTTTTGAAAAACAAGCAAGAGAGTATTCCAAAGATTGGGTTAAAGCGTTAAGAAAGAATGCGAGAATTGAATATATTAGTGATAAATAA
- the rsmA gene encoding 16S rRNA (adenine(1518)-N(6)/adenine(1519)-N(6))-dimethyltransferase RsmA, with amino-acid sequence MSSSHSKKHLGHTARKRFGQNFLQDQNVIHNIVSAIHPQNSDFLLEIGPGLGALTEPVAERVDKLTVIELDRDLAERLRHHPFLNQKLTVIEQDALNFNFRDYFKSLNLEESCGIRVFGNLPYNISTPLIFHLLTFHDLIQDMHFMLQKEVVKRLCAAPNSKAYGRLTVMAQYYCQIMPVLEVPPSAFKPAPKVDSAVVRLVPYTVLPYPAKDVRYLSRVVTQAFNQRRKTLRNSLSQLFTAEQLESLGMNLQARAENLSLADYVLLANWLYDNASENQLSL; translated from the coding sequence ATGTCATCATCTCATTCAAAAAAACACTTAGGTCATACTGCTCGAAAACGCTTTGGGCAGAATTTTCTACAGGATCAAAATGTTATTCACAATATCGTTTCAGCGATTCACCCTCAAAACAGTGATTTCTTATTAGAGATTGGCCCTGGATTAGGAGCATTAACTGAACCTGTGGCTGAAAGAGTCGATAAATTAACAGTTATCGAACTTGATCGTGATTTAGCAGAACGTTTACGTCATCATCCATTTCTTAATCAAAAACTGACGGTGATTGAGCAAGATGCCTTAAATTTTAATTTTCGTGACTATTTTAAATCGTTAAATTTAGAAGAAAGCTGTGGCATTCGAGTATTTGGTAATTTACCTTATAATATTTCTACTCCTTTGATTTTTCACCTCTTAACTTTTCACGATTTAATTCAAGATATGCACTTTATGTTGCAAAAAGAGGTTGTTAAACGCTTATGTGCTGCTCCAAATAGCAAAGCCTATGGTCGTTTAACGGTAATGGCACAATATTACTGCCAAATTATGCCAGTTTTAGAAGTGCCACCTTCTGCCTTTAAACCTGCTCCAAAAGTGGATTCTGCGGTGGTACGTCTTGTTCCTTACACTGTACTACCCTACCCTGCAAAAGACGTTCGTTATTTAAGTCGAGTAGTAACGCAGGCATTTAATCAACGCCGTAAAACATTAAGAAATTCGCTTTCTCAATTATTTACAGCAGAACAATTAGAATCTCTAGGAATGAATTTACAGGCTCGTGCAGAAAACCTGAGTTTGGCGGATTATGTATTACTGGCTAACTGGTTGTACGATAACGCATCAGAAAATCAACTTTCTTTATAA
- a CDS encoding HlyD family efflux transporter periplasmic adaptor subunit — protein MRDLSKEIHQPKKSKIFLLLISLFLIALLMWSYETQFARVVRASGKVVSAARTQIVQNLEGGILTALYVKEGDNIKKGQILAQFDPTRFQILVEESEKKIATYTLRKLRLEHEINGTEKLTVPALYLKQYPDLVSSEQALLSSRLKELQSRQRNLKHLIALKKQEYNKLKKFNRGGAVSSVELLNTQQSLAKLQADLDNFLSTRYKEQAETMSKAVSEISLLKERIKTAKDQLKRTIVRAPSSGTVNQIFFSTVGAVVRPGQTILEIVPNDGTILVETRVAPKDIGYVVLNMKTSLKLTAYDYSIYGTLLGKVTKIGADTVPDQNRRDRQLSYVVTIAINPDSLAKWRARKLDIRTGMVVEAELEAGSMRIIDYILRPLLKTRDALATI, from the coding sequence ATGCGTGATTTAAGTAAGGAAATACATCAACCAAAGAAAAGTAAAATTTTCTTATTATTGATTTCCCTGTTTTTAATTGCTTTGCTTATGTGGTCTTATGAAACACAATTTGCACGTGTAGTCAGAGCCAGTGGCAAAGTGGTATCAGCAGCAAGAACACAGATTGTACAAAACCTTGAAGGAGGTATCCTAACCGCTCTCTATGTGAAAGAAGGAGATAATATTAAAAAAGGGCAAATTTTGGCACAATTTGATCCAACACGTTTTCAAATTTTAGTGGAAGAATCGGAAAAGAAAATTGCCACTTATACCTTAAGAAAATTACGCTTAGAGCACGAAATTAATGGCACGGAAAAACTTACCGTACCCGCATTATACTTAAAACAATACCCTGATTTAGTCAGTAGTGAACAGGCATTGTTATCCTCTCGCTTAAAAGAGTTACAATCTAGACAGCGCAACTTGAAACATTTAATTGCATTAAAAAAACAAGAATATAATAAGTTGAAAAAATTTAATCGAGGTGGGGCGGTGTCTTCCGTAGAACTTCTCAATACACAACAAAGTCTCGCCAAATTACAAGCCGATTTAGATAATTTTTTGAGCACTCGTTATAAAGAGCAGGCAGAAACAATGTCAAAAGCTGTTTCTGAAATTTCTTTATTAAAAGAAAGAATTAAAACAGCGAAAGATCAATTAAAACGCACCATTGTAAGAGCACCGTCATCAGGCACAGTTAACCAAATCTTTTTCTCTACGGTAGGTGCCGTGGTACGCCCAGGACAAACTATTTTAGAAATCGTCCCTAATGATGGCACAATTTTAGTGGAAACCCGAGTGGCACCGAAAGATATTGGTTATGTGGTGTTAAATATGAAAACCTCATTAAAATTAACAGCTTATGATTATAGTATTTACGGTACCTTATTAGGAAAAGTCACAAAGATAGGGGCAGATACTGTACCAGATCAAAACCGACGCGACAGACAATTAAGCTACGTCGTAACCATTGCAATTAACCCTGATTCCTTAGCCAAATGGCGAGCCAGAAAATTAGACATTCGTACAGGGATGGTGGTGGAAGCAGAGTTAGAAGCAGGAAGTATGAGAATTATTGATTATATTTTACGTCCACTATTAAAAACCCGTGATGCGTTAGCGACGATTTAA
- the rpsI gene encoding 30S ribosomal protein S9: MAENQNYGTGRRKSSSARVFIKPGSGKIEINNRSLDVYFGRETARMVVRQPLELVELTDKLDLYITVKGGGISGQAGAIRHGITRALMEYDESLRPTLRAAGFVTRDARCVERKKVGFRKARRRPQFSKR; encoded by the coding sequence ATGGCAGAGAATCAAAACTACGGCACAGGTCGCCGCAAAAGCTCTTCAGCTCGTGTATTTATCAAACCGGGCAGCGGTAAAATTGAGATCAACAACCGTTCTTTAGACGTGTATTTTGGTCGTGAAACCGCACGTATGGTTGTTCGTCAACCTTTAGAGTTAGTTGAATTAACTGATAAATTAGACCTTTACATTACTGTTAAAGGTGGTGGTATTTCTGGTCAAGCAGGTGCGATCCGTCATGGTATCACTCGTGCATTGATGGAATATGATGAGTCTTTACGCCCAACATTACGTGCAGCAGGCTTCGTTACTCGCGATGCTCGTTGCGTTGAACGTAAAAAAGTGGGTTTCCGCAAAGCACGTCGTCGTCCACAATTCTCAAAACGTTAA
- the ygfZ gene encoding CAF17-like 4Fe-4S cluster assembly/insertion protein YgfZ: MIYLKQYKVIEIEGIDGEKFLQGQLTCDIAKLDVGKQTLTAHCDPKGKISGLFRLYRVSEHTFWVIIHQSLLPEALEQLKKYAIFSKVTFTEKTMFIYGVINTENFAKIAQNHTACTLEEKTPRHMILSEQPLEAEENSEQWELLDIQNGVPILLQQNRLTFIPQALNLQCIEQAISFKKGCYIGQEMVARAKYRGANKRAMFTLVGTASSTTELPEIGTAVEMQLGENWRATGTILQGIIVENQLWIQAVLNKDIDSETLFRVNGVELTLFPQPYLLEN, translated from the coding sequence ATGATTTATTTGAAACAGTATAAAGTGATTGAAATTGAAGGGATCGATGGAGAGAAATTTCTTCAAGGTCAACTAACTTGTGATATAGCAAAATTAGATGTTGGCAAACAAACGTTAACCGCACATTGTGATCCTAAAGGAAAAATCAGTGGATTATTCCGTTTGTATCGAGTGTCAGAGCATACATTTTGGGTGATTATTCATCAAAGTTTGTTACCTGAAGCTTTAGAGCAGTTAAAAAAATATGCAATTTTTTCAAAAGTGACGTTTACAGAAAAAACAATGTTTATTTATGGTGTAATAAATACGGAGAATTTTGCAAAAATTGCACAAAATCATACCGCTTGTACTCTTGAAGAAAAGACACCTCGTCATATGATTTTAAGTGAGCAACCACTTGAGGCAGAAGAGAATAGTGAACAATGGGAATTATTGGATATTCAAAATGGCGTTCCTATTTTATTACAACAAAATCGACTGACTTTTATTCCTCAAGCCTTAAATTTGCAATGTATTGAGCAAGCAATCTCTTTTAAAAAAGGGTGTTATATTGGTCAAGAGATGGTGGCACGGGCAAAGTATCGAGGTGCCAATAAAAGGGCTATGTTTACTTTAGTTGGAACGGCTTCTTCCACAACAGAATTACCAGAGATTGGGACTGCGGTTGAAATGCAATTAGGTGAAAACTGGAGAGCAACAGGAACGATCTTACAAGGAATAATTGTAGAAAATCAACTTTGGATACAGGCAGTTTTAAATAAAGATATTGATTCTGAAACGCTGTTTAGAGTTAATGGTGTGGAATTAACCCTATTCCCACAACCTTATTTATTAGAGAATTAA
- the upp gene encoding uracil phosphoribosyltransferase, whose amino-acid sequence MKIVEVKHPLIKHKLGLMRAADVNTKHFRELATEIGSLLTYEATSDLETEKVTISGWNGDVEVDRIKGKKVTVVPILRAGLGMMDGVLEHMPSARISVVGMYRNEETLEPVPYFQKLTNDVAERLAIVVDPMLATGGSMIATIDLLKAAGCKNIKVLVLVAVPEGLKALEEAHPDIELYTASIDSHLNEQGYIIPGLGDAGDKIFGTK is encoded by the coding sequence ATGAAAATCGTTGAAGTAAAACATCCACTTATAAAACATAAATTAGGCTTAATGCGTGCTGCTGACGTTAATACTAAGCATTTCCGTGAGCTTGCAACAGAAATTGGAAGCCTGCTTACTTATGAAGCCACCTCTGATTTAGAAACAGAAAAAGTGACTATCTCTGGTTGGAATGGTGATGTTGAAGTTGATCGCATCAAAGGTAAAAAAGTCACAGTTGTGCCAATCTTACGTGCTGGTTTAGGTATGATGGATGGAGTACTTGAGCATATGCCAAGTGCTAGAATCAGTGTTGTGGGTATGTATCGTAATGAAGAAACATTAGAACCAGTCCCTTATTTCCAAAAATTAACAAATGATGTTGCTGAACGCCTTGCTATCGTTGTTGATCCAATGTTAGCAACAGGTGGCTCAATGATTGCGACTATCGATCTTTTAAAAGCTGCTGGTTGTAAAAATATTAAAGTATTAGTACTTGTTGCGGTTCCAGAAGGACTTAAAGCCCTCGAAGAAGCTCATCCAGATATTGAATTATATACCGCCTCTATTGATAGTCACTTGAATGAACAAGGCTATATCATCCCAGGTCTTGGTGATGCTGGTGATAAAATTTTTGGTACAAAATAA
- the yjjG gene encoding pyrimidine 5'-nucleotidase, with amino-acid sequence MKYKWILFDADETLFSFNSYLGLSRVLKRYDIDFTKQDYEAFQAINKPLWIAYQNKEIQAQDIQTRRFEALSKQTGQPALQLNKELMNEMAKVSVPLPNVESMLNHFYGKVKMGIVTNGFTQLQETRLTNTNTKHFFDLLVVSEEVGTPKPDVKIFDYTLSKIGKIDHSDVLMVGDTLASDILGGYNAGFDTCWFNPHNHINDTQIKPTYEINDMLHLIDIVK; translated from the coding sequence ATGAAATATAAATGGATTTTATTTGATGCAGATGAAACACTGTTTTCGTTTAATTCTTATTTGGGATTAAGCAGGGTACTGAAGCGCTATGATATTGATTTTACAAAACAAGATTATGAGGCGTTTCAAGCTATCAATAAACCACTATGGATTGCTTATCAAAATAAAGAAATTCAAGCTCAAGATATTCAAACTCGTCGTTTTGAAGCTTTATCAAAACAGACTGGGCAACCTGCGTTACAGTTAAATAAAGAACTGATGAATGAAATGGCAAAAGTAAGTGTGCCTTTACCAAATGTGGAGTCAATGCTTAATCATTTTTATGGAAAAGTAAAAATGGGTATTGTCACAAATGGTTTTACACAGTTGCAGGAGACTCGTTTAACCAATACCAATACTAAGCATTTTTTTGATTTATTAGTGGTTTCAGAGGAAGTGGGTACGCCTAAACCAGATGTGAAAATTTTTGATTATACCTTATCTAAAATAGGTAAAATCGATCATTCAGATGTGTTGATGGTGGGAGATACGCTTGCTTCAGATATTTTAGGAGGATATAACGCAGGATTTGATACTTGTTGGTTTAATCCTCATAATCATATCAATGATACGCAAATTAAACCCACCTATGAAATCAATGATATGCTACACCTCATTGATATTGTGAAATAA
- the cysB gene encoding HTH-type transcriptional regulator CysB codes for MKLIQLRYIVEIVNQNLNISDTAKALYTSQPGISKQVRLLEQELGINIFERNGKHLKGLTVEGEKIVKIAREVLVKSEGIKLIAEEKTQPNKGVIRIAASNTQARYVLPNVITAFKQKYPNISIHLHQGSPIQIYSALLENEVDLVIVTESQNLFDGVILLPCYLWNRSVIVKKDHPLAKFVNQPSALTVKELSKYDLITYTFGFSENSDLDNAFNQAGVLPKIVFSATDADVIKTYVRLGMGVGIMASMAYTELDKDLVAINVQHLFQASMTHIAFKRGMFLRHYLYDFITEFSPHLTRTVVEKAEQLRDNNSITRLFEHTQLEEK; via the coding sequence ATGAAACTCATACAGCTTCGCTATATTGTTGAAATTGTAAATCAGAACTTGAATATTTCCGATACAGCCAAAGCACTTTATACTTCACAACCAGGTATTAGTAAACAAGTACGTTTGTTAGAGCAGGAATTGGGTATTAATATTTTTGAACGCAATGGTAAGCATTTGAAAGGCTTGACGGTTGAAGGGGAAAAAATAGTAAAAATTGCACGGGAAGTATTGGTTAAATCTGAAGGCATTAAATTAATTGCAGAAGAGAAAACGCAACCGAATAAAGGTGTGATTAGAATTGCGGCGTCTAATACTCAAGCTCGTTATGTATTACCTAATGTGATTACCGCTTTTAAACAGAAATACCCTAATATTAGTATTCACCTTCATCAAGGTTCTCCTATCCAAATTTATAGTGCACTGCTTGAGAATGAAGTTGATTTAGTGATTGTAACTGAATCTCAGAATCTATTTGATGGGGTTATTTTATTGCCTTGTTACCTTTGGAATCGCTCTGTAATAGTAAAAAAAGATCATCCTCTTGCAAAATTTGTGAACCAACCGAGTGCTTTGACAGTCAAAGAGCTCAGTAAGTATGATTTAATTACTTATACCTTTGGTTTTTCAGAAAATTCTGATCTTGATAATGCCTTTAATCAAGCGGGAGTTTTACCTAAAATTGTATTTAGTGCAACGGATGCTGATGTGATTAAAACCTATGTTCGTTTAGGAATGGGAGTGGGAATTATGGCATCAATGGCATATACTGAGCTTGATAAAGATTTAGTGGCAATTAATGTACAACATTTATTTCAAGCTAGTATGACGCATATAGCATTTAAAAGAGGAATGTTTTTACGTCACTATTTATATGATTTTATTACTGAATTTTCACCACACTTAACTCGCACTGTGGTAGAAAAGGCAGAACAATTACGAGATAATAATAGTATTACTCGATTATTTGAACACACTCAATTAGAGGAAAAATAA